In Candidatus Desulfofervidus auxilii, a single genomic region encodes these proteins:
- a CDS encoding ATP-dependent helicase: MGVIKYFGPPGTGKTRTLIGILNNLAKKYAPDKIGFYSFTRAAAYDAKKRAVAVTGKEWKDFSHFGTIHSECFKQLNLDKAQVLDEHKFAEFCEKNGYEYKLRKTMVEEALEFGMDIYDVVNIDNTTTKMYALYQLSRELMVPPEKTLHEYLNYFPEPSYGINVVKYRDFIKKYNLYKEKNGLFDFSDFVEICLKEGLVPELDVVFIDECQDLTRLEWEYVKRLIANAKIAFIAGDVDQTIYVWRGAAPQYFLNFPGKDKMLTDSHRVPIAVWKKAFNLIKRNHIRKQDLIYLPKNEKGEFKYIRDINYLDFDQLLNEKTFILSRNWFFLKEIAKTLEKSAIPFVTIGLTSLYKKSIVDAIMALEKIRKKEPVVTSDLKALFKLISAKPWLVLGAKTKIQKEKKEKFYNFDEYKQFMTELFLNKISKLEDALDVLKIDASYKNFYLKLIKKGIEYLQKEPTITLASIHWSKGLEADNVILVSNISYKTLISTKVYPEDERRVFYVGMTRAKKRLYILEPNYEYFYEELFR, from the coding sequence ATGGGAGTTATAAAATATTTTGGTCCCCCAGGCACAGGTAAAACTAGAACATTAATAGGTATATTAAATAATTTAGCGAAGAAGTATGCTCCAGATAAGATTGGTTTTTATTCATTTACAAGAGCAGCGGCATATGATGCAAAGAAAAGGGCTGTAGCTGTGACAGGAAAGGAGTGGAAGGATTTTTCTCATTTTGGCACTATACATTCAGAATGTTTTAAGCAACTCAATTTGGATAAAGCTCAAGTGCTTGATGAGCATAAATTTGCTGAGTTTTGTGAGAAAAATGGTTATGAATATAAATTGAGAAAAACTATGGTTGAAGAGGCACTTGAATTTGGCATGGATATTTATGATGTGGTTAATATTGATAATACAACAACAAAAATGTATGCACTTTATCAATTGTCAAGAGAATTGATGGTGCCTCCTGAAAAAACTTTACATGAATATTTAAACTATTTCCCAGAGCCAAGTTATGGTATTAATGTTGTTAAATATAGGGACTTTATAAAAAAATACAATTTATATAAAGAAAAGAATGGTTTATTTGATTTTAGTGATTTTGTTGAGATATGTTTAAAAGAGGGTTTGGTTCCAGAGCTTGATGTTGTATTTATTGATGAGTGTCAGGATTTGACAAGGCTTGAGTGGGAATATGTTAAGCGTTTGATAGCGAATGCCAAGATAGCTTTTATTGCGGGAGATGTGGATCAAACTATTTATGTATGGAGAGGTGCAGCACCACAATATTTTCTTAATTTTCCTGGTAAGGATAAGATGTTGACTGATAGTCATAGAGTGCCAATTGCGGTTTGGAAGAAGGCTTTTAATTTAATTAAAAGGAATCATATTAGAAAGCAGGATTTAATTTATTTACCTAAAAATGAGAAAGGAGAATTTAAATATATTAGGGATATTAATTATTTAGATTTTGACCAGTTATTAAATGAGAAAACCTTTATTTTAAGTAGAAACTGGTTTTTTTTAAAAGAAATAGCAAAAACTTTAGAAAAGTCAGCTATACCTTTTGTAACTATTGGTTTAACTTCTTTATATAAAAAAAGTATAGTTGATGCAATTATGGCTTTAGAAAAAATTAGAAAAAAAGAACCAGTTGTTACAAGTGATTTAAAAGCATTATTTAAATTGATTAGTGCAAAACCGTGGCTGGTGTTGGGTGCAAAAACAAAAATTCAAAAAGAGAAAAAAGAAAAATTTTATAATTTTGATGAGTATAAACAATTTATGACAGAATTGTTTTTAAATAAAATTAGTAAATTAGAAGATGCTTTGGATGTTCTTAAAATAGATGCAAGTTATAAAAATTTTTATTTAAAACTTATTAAAAAAGGTATTGAATATTTGCAAAAAGAACCAACGATTACACTTGCAAGTATTCATTGGTCAAAGGGTCTTGAAGCAGATAATGTTATTTTAGTTTCTAATATTAGTTATAAGACTTTAATTTCAACCAAAGTATATCCAGAGGATGAAAGAAGAGTTTTTTATGTTGGTATGACTAGGGCAAAAAAAAGATTATATATTTTAGAGCCAAATTATGAATATTTTTATGAGGAGTTGTTCCGATGA
- a CDS encoding recombinase family protein produces the protein MFGLDKETIKLIYELSEQYGVRKVVKILNQKGVLSKKGKPIYKRMIQEILKQDFDFIDPELKERVKKAQKDRVRNMFKDAFKTTAIMTYWCPKYDCFFTNPETCFYKIYKKGCIENCNVGKKLVEKFPKKFKEVKRKLEALSKKVFMPQEPILDVSLVEEIPFSQLDELEI, from the coding sequence ATGTTTGGGCTTGATAAAGAGACTATTAAATTAATTTATGAATTATCAGAGCAGTATGGTGTGAGAAAGGTGGTAAAGATTTTAAATCAAAAAGGTGTGTTAAGTAAGAAAGGTAAGCCTATATATAAAAGGATGATTCAGGAGATTTTAAAACAGGATTTTGATTTTATTGACCCAGAATTAAAAGAAAGAGTAAAAAAAGCACAAAAAGACCGAGTTAGAAATATGTTTAAAGATGCATTTAAGACTACTGCAATTATGACATATTGGTGTCCAAAATATGATTGTTTTTTTACTAATCCAGAGACATGTTTTTATAAAATCTATAAAAAAGGATGTATTGAAAATTGTAATGTGGGTAAAAAACTTGTTGAAAAATTTCCTAAAAAATTTAAAGAAGTTAAACGAAAACTTGAAGCGTTAAGTAAAAAAGTATTTATGCCTCAAGAACCAATTTTAGATGTCAGTTTAGTTGAAGAAATACCTTTTAGCCAGTTGGATGAGTTAGAAATTTAA